In Schistocerca serialis cubense isolate TAMUIC-IGC-003099 chromosome 3, iqSchSeri2.2, whole genome shotgun sequence, the following proteins share a genomic window:
- the LOC126471046 gene encoding uncharacterized PE-PGRS family protein PE_PGRS54-like, translated as MLGECDSIDTLITGDSLGMLSAGDRVGALTMGDSGDSGRALSVGDNDGVLSTSGSDGAGDSLGTGDSDGSGDSDGSEDSDGTGDSDGSGDSDGSGDRDGTGDSDGSGDSDGSVDSDGTGDSDGSGDSDGSVDSDGTGDSDGSGDSDGSGDSDGTGDSDGSGDSDDSGDSDGTGDSDGSGDSDGTGESFVTLGKGDNIDEDDSISVLGTGDCVGVLSAGDSVGVLGVDNSIDMLGAGNSVGMLGAGDSVGMLGAGDSVGMLGGGDSVSMLGVDSSIGMLGAGNSVSMLGAGDSVGIFGAGDSVGMLGGGDSVSVLGVDSSIGMLSAGNSVGTLGAGNSVGMVGTGNSVGMLGTGDSVCMLSGGNSVGMLGAGDCAGECGACDCGGALGTRDSVGMLSRGNSGGMLGAGDCAGECGASDCGGALGTGDSVGMLSGGNSVGMLGAGDCAGECGASDCGRALGTGDCIGVGDCIGTLGTDDIFST; from the exons ATGCTCGGTGAATGTGACAGCATTGACACACTCATCACGGGCGACAGTCTTGGCATGCTCAGTGCAGGTGACAGGGTCGGTGCGCTCACCATGGGTGACAGT GGCGACAGTGGCAGGGCCCTCAGCGTGGGTGACAATGACGGTGTGCTCAGCACGAGCGGAAGTGATGGTGCAGGCGACAGCCTTGGCACTGGAGACAGTGACGGCTCAGGAGACAGCGATGGCTCTGAAGACAGTGACGGCACTGGAGACAGCGATGGCTCCGGAGACAGCGATGGCTCTGGAGACAGAGACGGCACTGGAGACAGCGACGGCTCTGGAGACAGCGATGGCTCTGTAGACAGCGACGGCACTGGAGACAGCGACGGCTCTGGAGACAGCGATGGCTCTGTAGACAGCGACGGCACTGGAGACAGCGACGGCTCTGGAGACAGCGATGGCTCTGGAGACAGCGATGGCACTGGAGACAGCGACGGCTCTGGAGACAGTGACGACTCAGGAGACAGCGATGGCACCGGAGACAGCGATGGCTCTGGAGACAGCGATGGCACTGGAGAAAGCTTTGTCACACTtggcaagggtgataacattgacGAGGATGACAGCATCAGTGTGCTCGGCACGGGTGATTGCGTTGGCGTGCTCAGTGCGGGTGACTCTGTTGGCGTGCTTGGTGTGGACAACTCTATTGACATGCTCGGTGCGGGCAACTCCGTCGGCATGCTCGGCGCTGGCGACTCTGTTGGCATGCTTGGCGCGGGCGACTCTGTTGGCATGCTCGGTGGGGGCGACTCTGTTAGCATGCTCGGTGTGGACAGCTCTATTGGCATGCTCGGTGCGGGCAACTCCGTCAGCATGCTTGGCGCTGGCGACTCTGTTGGCATATTTGGCGCAGGCGACTCTGTTGGCATGCTCGGTGGGGGCGACTCTGTTAGCGTGCTCGGTGTGGACAGCTCTATTGGCATGCTCAGTGCGGGCAACTCCGTCGGTACGCTCGGCGCTGGCAACTCTGTTGGCATGGTCGGCACAGGAAACTCTGTTGGCATGCTCGGCACGGGCGACTCCGTTTGCATGCTCAGTGGGGGCAACTCAGTAGGCATGCTTGGAGCGGGCGACTGTGCTGGCGAGTGCGGTGCATGCGACTGCGGTGGAGCACTTGGCACGCGTGACTCCGTTGGCATGCTCAGCAGGGGCAACTCAGGAGGCATGCTTGGAGCGGGTGACTGTGCTGGCGAGTGTGGTGCAAGCGACTGTGGTGGAGCACTTGGCACGGGTGACTCCGTTGGCATGCTCAGTGGGGGCAACTCAGTAGGCATGCTTGGAGCGGGTGACTGTGCTGGCGAGTGCGGTGCAAGCGACTGCGGTAGAGCACTTGGCACGGGTGACTGCATTGGCGTGGGTGACTGCATTGGCACACTCGGCACAGATGACATTTTTAGCACATAG